In one Myxococcus xanthus genomic region, the following are encoded:
- a CDS encoding GNAT family N-acyltransferase — MTSMHCRVATTQRELDDAVRVRWTVFGGELGLMTGWMPPSRREVSCFDTLDTTVHLVVYADAAPVATLRLLLPNPEVADAIGGRLGLELEQKLDLSEVVRPGMVVAETSRFCVLDGWRHSEAVTRLHAGIYEESRRRGVTHWLASANLDTDSREDAMLSCQVAAYRGWMSQRWRVDVPEPVDAPVIPSNPYYTPMERLRAEQGLLDGLRVPRAPTLFARKMGARFISEPLYDASFRRFTLPLIAALDEVPASTLARFNALAQHPLRRAA, encoded by the coding sequence ATGACGTCCATGCATTGTCGTGTTGCCACCACCCAGCGCGAGCTCGATGACGCGGTCCGCGTCCGCTGGACCGTCTTCGGCGGAGAGCTGGGGTTGATGACGGGGTGGATGCCGCCGTCGCGTCGCGAGGTGAGCTGTTTCGACACGCTGGACACCACCGTGCATCTGGTCGTCTATGCGGACGCGGCCCCGGTGGCTACGTTGCGGCTGCTGCTGCCCAACCCGGAGGTGGCGGATGCCATCGGCGGACGGCTGGGGCTGGAGCTGGAGCAGAAGCTGGACCTGTCCGAGGTGGTCCGCCCGGGCATGGTCGTCGCGGAGACGTCGCGCTTCTGCGTGCTCGACGGCTGGCGCCACTCCGAGGCCGTCACCCGGCTGCACGCGGGCATCTACGAGGAGAGCCGGCGGCGCGGCGTGACGCACTGGCTTGCGTCCGCGAACCTGGACACGGATTCGCGCGAGGACGCGATGCTGTCCTGTCAGGTGGCCGCCTACCGGGGCTGGATGAGCCAGCGCTGGCGCGTGGACGTGCCGGAGCCGGTGGATGCACCCGTCATCCCCAGCAATCCCTACTACACGCCCATGGAGCGGCTGCGCGCGGAGCAGGGCCTGCTGGACGGCTTGCGCGTGCCGAGGGCGCCCACGCTCTTCGCCCGGAAGATGGGGGCGCGCTTCATCTCCGAGCCTCTCTACGACGCCAGCTTCCGTCGCTTCACCCTGCCGCTCATCGCCGCGCTGGATGAGGTTCCCGCCAGCAC
- the folD gene encoding bifunctional methylenetetrahydrofolate dehydrogenase/methenyltetrahydrofolate cyclohydrolase FolD, translated as MARTLDGTEISRVMRAEMAQDVAALQAAGVTPGLSVVLVGNNPASQAYVASKTRACESLGMRGQTLTLPEDVSKEALFAVIDRLNADPSVHGILVQLPLPAHLPYKAVLEHIHPAKDVDGFHPVNAGLAFVGDPRAFVPCTPAGIMEMLRREDIPTRGKHVVIVGRSLIVSKPLASLLMAPGPDATVTITHRHTPDLASFTRQADILIVAVGKQNLITADMVKPGVVVIDVGQNRVSDASSPRGYRMVGDVDFDAIQPIASAITPVPGGVGPMTITMLLANTLQAARQTQAR; from the coding sequence ATGGCGCGGACCCTCGATGGAACCGAAATCAGCCGGGTGATGCGGGCGGAGATGGCCCAGGACGTCGCGGCGCTCCAGGCCGCCGGCGTGACCCCCGGGCTCTCCGTGGTGCTGGTGGGCAACAATCCGGCGAGCCAGGCGTACGTCGCGAGCAAGACACGAGCGTGCGAGTCCCTGGGGATGCGCGGCCAGACGCTGACGTTGCCCGAGGACGTGTCGAAGGAGGCGCTGTTCGCCGTCATCGACCGGCTGAACGCCGACCCGTCCGTGCACGGCATCCTGGTGCAACTGCCGCTGCCGGCCCACCTGCCCTACAAGGCCGTCCTGGAGCACATCCACCCGGCGAAGGACGTGGATGGCTTTCACCCGGTGAACGCCGGGCTCGCCTTCGTCGGAGACCCCCGGGCCTTCGTGCCCTGCACCCCCGCCGGCATCATGGAGATGCTCCGGCGCGAGGACATCCCCACCCGGGGCAAACACGTGGTCATCGTGGGCCGCAGCCTCATCGTCAGCAAGCCGCTGGCGTCGCTGCTGATGGCGCCGGGCCCCGACGCCACCGTCACCATCACCCACCGCCACACGCCGGACCTCGCGTCATTCACGCGGCAGGCGGACATCCTCATCGTCGCGGTGGGCAAGCAGAACCTCATCACCGCGGACATGGTGAAGCCGGGCGTCGTCGTCATCGACGTGGGGCAGAACCGCGTGTCCGACGCGAGCTCACCGCGCGGCTACCGCATGGTGGGGGACGTGGATTTCGATGCCATCCAGCCCATTGCCAGCGCCATCACCCCGGTGCCCGGCGGCGTGGGGCCGATGACCATCACCATGCTGCTGGCGAACACGCTCCAGGCCGCGCGGCAGACCCAGGCCCGGTGA